Below is a genomic region from Scomber scombrus chromosome 3, fScoSco1.1, whole genome shotgun sequence.
GAGAGAGCACATGAAGTTCAACTTCACTTCATCTAtcaaaatacataaatcaaaAGCTGTAACTGTCCCGgctgcacaaacactgagttTTCATTGTTCAGTTTTATAAACTGCAGGTGTACACGTTTTAATGCCTAGCAGTCGATTTACATTATTCACTTATCTACTTTTAACTTTAATGATTATGTACATGTAAAAGATAAGATTTCTTTCCATAAGGCTGGGTACTTTTCTCATTGGAAACCTCAattgaagttttaaaaagtacTAAAAAGGTGCCTAAAAATATCTTGTTTAAAGGCACCGCTCATTTAGATTACAATTCTGCATCTGAATATTAAGAATTAAAAATTACAATGGCAAAGAAAAGGATGTGTTGTGTTCATAGCCGTGGTGTGTAGCTCAGCTGTGTTAACACCAGAGGAAAattataaaatttaaaaaaacaacaacgctgatttatttttcctctctcttttgaaATTTTATTAAAAGGGATGTTGGCTTTAATcttcgtcctcttcctcctcttcgtcctgGTTGATCTGGAAGTAGCGCAGCTCGTAGCTCTCCTTGGTGTTGGCCACCACTCTCAACCAGTCCCTGAGGTTGTTCTTTTTCAGATACTTCTTGGTGAGATACTTCAGGTACCTGGAAGAATTGAGAAGAGGGGATGAACACCATAAACTTTTTACccaaatatgtaattttcatAATCTATTCAACCTGCACAATCTCACCACTCTTTTTAATAtgcttaaataaacacaggtgtagtaaatgacaaaaatagcAGTTTAATCCAGTTCAACAATTTTGACATCAAAGaacataatttttaaaaatattttgagcTACAGGATAAACATATTAGGTCACACAATATTAGTAATTTAATGAGAGATCAAGGTTAATATCAACATCTGCCAGTGATCATTTccaatgttaaatataaaatgcacGGACAGTCACCCTCTGCTGGTGGACTTCCTAACTGAGACCCACATAGTGTGAATTCTTCATGCAGTTGTTGCATGAAACTgtatttactttctttctttgaacTGAGTTATTTTGGTGACCTCTTGAACTTTTCTATAGTGCCATCATACCAGAGTTTATCTAACCCTACTGTATTAAtccattgtgttatttaagtgTCTGTCAAAGTAGCAGAAACTGAGATGATTATTAAATGTTGCCAAaggtgaataaaacatttaattaattgcaGTCCTGTTTTCCTGCTTAACTGTAgcggtatacacacacacaaacaaacaaacaaacaggaagatGGAGTTTAAAAAGGATTATGTTTGAGGCgctccaaacatttaaaaagttgctCTTTCTACCCAAAATGTCCAGTTAACTCTAAATAATCCACAGCCCTTGATGCAAATAGGCCACTTTTACACAGAAGATAATTTGCcatgtccctttttttttcttcatttagcTGCTCTGGTTTTCCTGCACACTGGCTCACTGTCATGGCTTACGTCATGGCTAGATAATTGTGAGGCTATGTGGGAAAATTGTTTTCTTAGCTTGAACTTCCTATTTTCCAAAATGGTAAATGTAAAAGATTGGAACTTTTGAAAAGCTTTCCACCCAACCAATTCCTGTAATCTCATTTTTAATCTCAGTTTTCACAACACAAAGATGAGAAAACTGTTCAAAACTAAGTTCATACTGTTGACCGCAGCAGTCTCTTTACAACTATGTGCTTCAGTTTTGGGATGTGATTACATCATTTTATGATGCTCAGAATTGTTCATAATTGGTGCTTACTCTATTTATGGTTAAACCTTGAAGCTCTTCAAGCTCACTTATACTCAGATTCttttatattcacatttcattGTCGACACATAAACATAATACATTCAGTtgtaaatgggttttttttaaaacacacattttaggCACAAATGGTCAAATTATCACATGCTAAGTGCAAAAGGCAAAGACCCCAGGGAGGccaatcatttaaaataattgattcCCAAACCTGCATGAGACCTGCTGGTTGAAtacagcaggaaaaagaaaatgctgctggctaaataaacaaaatgtgttaGCTCACCAGCTCGACAAGGTCATGCCAGTGGTGCATGTTGATCGAGAAAACAGCTGACCGCAGCCTCAACTCTCTGTGAAATGTTGAACTACAAACCCTTCATATCTATATTTCTACTCTACAGAGATGAGCTCTACattcaaaatacacatttacaggTGGAGTATCACCACAAGATCTAACCTCAATTAAAATGAGCACCAGTGAAGTTAGacttgtttggtgtttttaaatatagacACTTTTGTAGttcctttatatatttatgctCCAAGTAGATGGGAACCCTGCCTGAAGACCTGAGAAAGACCTCCACACTCAACAATTTAAACACAGGCtaaaaacattacttttcaCAACAGCCAATGGccatttgagtgtgtgtgtgtgtgtttgtgtatattctgCATTGATTCTAATATGAATGCACTAAATTCTATTGATGCATATTTATCTTCTGCACTTACACTTTTACaagtgtatatttattttatgatgccctgtgtatgaaatgtgctgtataaataaagtttgacttgagtTATTTGCAGTCAAGTACTCCTTATTTTATAGCCAGTAATATTGAAGAATAATCCCTCCCTACATATTACATTCCACACTAATTACTGCTGTTATCAAGTTCAGAGACAGTTGTATAAACACCTTTTCAAATTAGACATGTCACACTTCTGTCACAGTGTCTTTGCTGCCTTGTAGCAAGCACTGTTCAGATCAGCTGTTGAGAATCCTGACATGCAAAAAAGCCCAACACAAAATCCAGTCAATTGATAAAACATGACTGGTGATAGTTGAACTGAATTGTTTTACCTCTTTGAGAAGGGAACTTCAGAGTTCACTGCGATCTTGCTCTTGCTCCTCTCAATGGACACCACTCCACCGCCAAGGTTTCCGGCTTTGCCGTTCACCTTGATGCGCTCCTGCAGGAACTGCTCCTGTAAATAGAGAGGATACAAGAAGTCAGACACTGCAAAAGGAATAGTACACACAACCCTGAACAGACAAGCTGCTGGAATAAGAAATCTTATATCAAACGGTGTGATGCacttaccttgcgaggcagtTTGATTCATAAGATCATGCGAAAATCCCTCTTGTAAGGCTTAAAGTTAAGTGCTAGTATCCGAACCAGCGGTGGTTCAGACCAATCAGCATTAGGGCTTTGTATTGTGTAAAAAATTataataccagtaccaatccttAAAATTATACAGATACTTCATtggatacccatcatgtgaacaGAAGTAttacatttcataaaatgtcacaactccaagtttaaatgtgtttatttatacacaaatgcatttttaatgtcttcaaAGTGGGCCAATCCCTTGTTGCATTGTTGGACAATGCTTGCGTGGATTGgttgtgagcaagtccatacaaatagtaattttctagctctgggtgcaaaaaggatcaattgtAGGTATCATTTGACCAGAGACATTTTGATAGTACTTGGTATCGATTCattttggtcgataccttacaaaaggtattgagtactgaCACCCAGCCCTAATCAGGATTACTACTCTCATGGatcagctgcctcgcaaggtaagacAGTAGTCGCTGATGAATGACAGATAGTTCATCCAATCACATGCCAAGTATGTTTTTGAAGGTGCCTGCCCTTTTTCCAAAGTTTCCAAGGGTGATTTTTCGGATGGTTCTCTGTAACAAGCCATCTGGCGTGTCAGAGTTAGTGATGAACAGATAAAGACTTTCTTACGAGCACTGACAGGTGACATATTATGGTTGACATCTTTGTTAGTCTCCATTTAAAACCACACTGGATTTTAGTGGCCTGCCTGTAGCCATCACATCCAATAGCTAAGGATTGATCCCTCTGATATGACAGCAGTGTTAGATACTCAGGGGTCTCTTGTGTGACAGCTGCTGCACACTGCACATGTCATTCAGAAAATAGATGGGACTGTTATACTCACAAAGTTGGCAGCATCCATGATCCCATCCTCAACGGGGTGAGTGCAGTCCAGGGTGAACTTCAGGatctgcttctttctcttcccaCCTTGTTTCCTGACCACCTGCTTTTTCTGGGCAGAGATATAGAAAAAGGGTGactcaaactaaactaaaacaactaaattaaaGAAGTGGTTAGATATTGATGTCCATAGCTATACTGCTACTACCACTGCGTTTTTATGCCTGTTTATGACCGTGTTCAGTTTAATAATACTCGTTTTTTATCATCCATGAAACTTTACTGCCGATGTCACGTTCATCTGCtgctagctaatgttagcaataACAGATTAGCCCAACGTGGTTTCAGCCAACATCGTAAATTGAGctaaaaaaaaggctaaaaacaTTCACAGTACATTTAATACGGTACACTGATAATATACACTCCTGCCAATGAAGAGGATAAGCTAAAATATATCCTCTATATACAGTTTATTTGATGATTTTAGTACTCACAATCGGGGCCATGGCTGACACTCTCAGCAAAAAGGAAAGGGGGACGTCTGCGCAGGACATATAATACCCGGCCGCACCATCGAGCGCATCGATTTGTCTGAACTCGATTAACCAAAAATAGTTTAAACTTGAAAATAAAAGATTAGTATgagtttaaaaatgtagttcaactctgtcttaaaacagccaGGTGCCTTAATGaccactgattttttttctggccataattattcctcctgttcatactggatattataagatcccttcataatgctcttacaattTACCTGATAAtagagaaaatgtattttaaatgtatttaaaagattaTCTCAAGTATGAACCTTCAGCCATCGAAATtagacaattttaaaaaaactgtgagCCTATCCTtcaacaatttttttaatttatatatagGCCTAACGCTTTGTTACAGTTACTGCCACCCTATATTTAATCACTTTTAACCCTGAAGTCACACGATATTGGTACTCGATCACAGAATAGGTTGTTTTTCTATTCTCCATTAGTCAGAAACAAAATAGGAAACATTTCATTCTCTCATAAAGCACCTTACACTTGGAACAATCTGCTAAAGGctttaaaataagattatttAGCACCACTACGGCTGTTCAAaggcctttttattttattttatttctttattttaattctttttgCGTGTTGTtgtgttactgttgttgtttctcgACACCAATATAAATGAGGATTCCTCTTCAATGGTCTttcgaggtaaaataaaggttaataatgaGTAGAAATATTGTTGTCAGAATATAAACCCTGCATCAAacaataatatactgtatatgaaacaACTGAGCAATCTCCATGGCAATTGATAAAACTAGACAAGACTGTCTGATAAGGTTGAATTCTTCATAACGAACTAGTAAGTGGACTTTTATACACTATCGTCCTACCAAATGAATGAAACCAACACTACACGTAACTCTTTCATTGCACTGGTAGTGATGTAACACCTCTATTTTTATCATATTGCACATGTTTGTTATGTATATTATCA
It encodes:
- the rpl22 gene encoding 60S ribosomal protein L22 → MAPIKKQVVRKQGGKRKKQILKFTLDCTHPVEDGIMDAANFEQFLQERIKVNGKAGNLGGGVVSIERSKSKIAVNSEVPFSKRYLKYLTKKYLKKNNLRDWLRVVANTKESYELRYFQINQDEEEEEDED